A portion of the Paenibacillus marchantiae genome contains these proteins:
- a CDS encoding ABC transporter ATP-binding protein has protein sequence MFSVLKNLAWFFRLERKRYLIGVTLLIMVGIIELLPPRLLGNAIDEIVRGSITGASLTRYILLILGSVIIIYLTTYIWMHKLFGGANLVERLLRSRFMDHLLRMTPPFFEKNRTGDLMARATNDLRSIATTAGFGMLTLTDSTAFLATVLFAMGFLVSWKLTLAAILPLPFIAIAMMIYGKAVHQRYTLAQDAFGDMNDQVLESIAGIRVVRAYVQERLDEKRFADVTEDVYRKNLAVAKMDALFEPTIRLCVGLSYVIALAYGIYLVFHNEITLGDLVSFNMYLGMMIWPMFAIGELINLMQRGSASLDRVNETLSVEPAVKDVEQPAHITNPEEIAMQDVTFRYPSSTIDNLSHVSFSLRRGQTLGIVGRTGSGKSTLLKQLLHEYPAGSGKLSISGHPIQDIAKDDLHSWIGYVPQEQVLFSKSVRQNIQFGKPGADDNVIMEAIRTAAFDGDLGTLSDGLDTLVGEKGIALSGGQKQRVSLARAFIADPDILILDDALSAVDARTEAKIIENIRNKRSSKTTLISTHRLSAIEHADRIIVLEQGKITEEGTHQELLAMNGWYREQYERQQVESNLST, from the coding sequence TTGTTCTCTGTACTTAAAAATCTAGCCTGGTTTTTCCGGCTGGAGCGCAAACGATACCTCATTGGTGTCACCTTGCTTATTATGGTGGGCATCATCGAACTGCTGCCACCTCGTCTTCTGGGCAATGCCATTGACGAGATTGTACGCGGTTCCATCACCGGCGCCTCACTTACACGTTACATTTTACTTATTCTAGGATCGGTCATCATTATTTATCTGACAACGTACATATGGATGCACAAACTGTTTGGCGGTGCCAATCTGGTTGAACGCTTGCTGCGGTCACGCTTTATGGACCATTTGCTGCGAATGACCCCGCCCTTTTTTGAGAAAAACAGAACCGGCGATCTGATGGCGCGTGCCACAAATGATCTTCGTTCCATTGCTACCACAGCAGGCTTCGGTATGCTGACGTTAACCGACTCCACTGCTTTTCTGGCAACCGTATTATTCGCCATGGGTTTTCTAGTTAGCTGGAAACTGACCCTAGCCGCAATTCTGCCTCTGCCTTTTATCGCCATCGCCATGATGATCTATGGTAAAGCCGTCCATCAACGATACACATTGGCACAGGATGCATTCGGGGATATGAACGATCAGGTGCTTGAGTCTATTGCCGGCATTCGAGTCGTGCGTGCCTATGTTCAGGAACGTCTGGATGAGAAAAGGTTCGCTGATGTCACCGAAGATGTATACCGCAAAAATCTGGCCGTTGCCAAGATGGATGCACTGTTCGAACCTACCATCCGGTTATGTGTTGGACTCAGTTATGTGATTGCACTTGCCTACGGCATTTATCTTGTTTTTCATAATGAAATTACCCTAGGGGATCTCGTATCGTTCAATATGTACCTGGGGATGATGATCTGGCCAATGTTCGCTATTGGCGAATTGATTAACCTGATGCAGCGTGGTAGTGCCTCACTCGATCGGGTTAACGAGACGCTATCTGTAGAACCTGCCGTGAAAGATGTTGAGCAACCTGCTCATATTACTAATCCGGAAGAGATCGCTATGCAGGATGTTACCTTCCGTTATCCTAGTTCTACCATCGATAATCTCAGTCATGTCAGCTTTTCACTTCGACGTGGGCAGACACTGGGGATCGTGGGACGTACAGGTAGCGGCAAGTCCACCTTGCTCAAACAATTGCTTCATGAATACCCGGCTGGATCTGGTAAGTTAAGCATCTCCGGTCATCCGATTCAGGATATCGCCAAAGATGACCTGCACAGCTGGATTGGATATGTTCCTCAAGAACAGGTGCTGTTCTCCAAATCAGTCCGTCAGAACATTCAATTCGGCAAGCCGGGTGCTGATGATAATGTGATTATGGAAGCGATTCGCACCGCAGCCTTTGACGGAGATCTGGGCACTTTATCCGATGGTCTGGACACACTCGTTGGTGAAAAAGGAATTGCGCTGTCCGGTGGACAGAAACAGCGTGTATCGCTGGCGCGTGCCTTTATCGCCGATCCAGACATTTTGATTTTGGACGATGCTCTATCTGCCGTCGATGCACGAACTGAAGCTAAAATTATTGAAAATATACGCAATAAACGCTCGAGCAAAACAACGCTGATCTCGACTCACCGCCTGTCCGCTATTGAACACGCTGACCGAATCATCGTACTGGAGCAAGGGAAAATAACGGAAGAAGGAACCCATCAGGAACTGCTTGCTATGAACGGCTGGTACCGTGAACAGTATGAACGGCAGCAGGTGGAGTCTAATTTGTCCACGTAG
- a CDS encoding HesB/YadR/YfhF family protein, protein MSTIHVSDRAARWYKEELNLNEGDSIRFFARYSSGGGLHPGFSLGIAVEEPRHPADQTKVSGIQFFMEDHDYWYLKGHQLHVDVVEEGQDIEYRYTEI, encoded by the coding sequence ATGAGTACCATACATGTATCTGACCGCGCTGCTCGCTGGTATAAGGAAGAACTGAATTTGAACGAAGGAGACAGCATTCGCTTCTTCGCCCGTTATAGCTCCGGCGGAGGTCTTCATCCAGGCTTCTCCCTCGGAATCGCCGTGGAGGAACCGAGACATCCTGCTGATCAAACGAAGGTATCGGGTATCCAATTTTTTATGGAAGATCATGATTACTGGTATCTGAAGGGTCATCAACTACATGTAGATGTCGTTGAAGAAGGACAGGATATCGAATATCGCTACACCGAGATTTAA
- a CDS encoding NUDIX domain-containing protein, producing the protein MNPPARDLAQYIANRSHIVVKAAVRAENEQGELLLIQHAEHGHWRIPAGQMRPGEAIEDTAHRELWEETGWTTNHMTLEGLHSGPNLRHLHASGDEEYFVIAMFRAQIVQDSLVESRVNSEAGLKFFDLKSLPRLNDLSRLLLRFSEIE; encoded by the coding sequence ATGAATCCGCCAGCCCGAGATTTGGCCCAGTATATCGCGAATCGCTCTCATATTGTTGTTAAGGCGGCGGTTCGGGCCGAGAATGAACAAGGTGAATTATTGCTGATCCAGCATGCTGAACACGGACATTGGCGTATTCCTGCGGGACAGATGCGCCCGGGAGAAGCCATTGAGGACACCGCGCACAGGGAACTGTGGGAAGAGACGGGGTGGACCACCAATCATATGACACTTGAAGGTTTGCATTCCGGTCCGAATCTGAGACATTTGCATGCCAGTGGGGATGAAGAATATTTTGTCATTGCCATGTTCAGGGCACAAATTGTTCAGGATTCGCTCGTAGAATCCCGAGTAAATAGCGAAGCAGGGCTGAAGTTTTTTGATCTCAAATCATTGCCCAGGCTGAATGATCTTAGCCGCTTACTGCTCAGGTTTTCCGAAATAGAATAA
- a CDS encoding ADP-heptose synthase — MSRQFVTEAVMVAIYGQLLAPPAPVEYIVPYTTILELYEFQTSPDPLMDNPADDQHVKSKINEMISYFEEPLNKKKIERALAIPWAKSPSILFGDQVSIAIINAVDTAQYGEYFDPIETELLLTSQRLDTPILTDQVELIARIIESASLVQVFDIDDFDFAMDDEEPLDQV; from the coding sequence ATGTCACGTCAGTTTGTAACAGAAGCCGTGATGGTGGCTATTTACGGTCAATTACTCGCGCCGCCGGCGCCTGTTGAATATATTGTTCCTTACACCACCATCCTTGAGTTATATGAATTTCAGACCAGCCCTGACCCTTTGATGGATAATCCGGCGGATGACCAGCATGTGAAATCCAAGATTAACGAAATGATTTCTTATTTTGAAGAACCGTTGAATAAGAAAAAAATAGAGCGCGCCCTGGCTATTCCCTGGGCTAAGAGTCCGTCCATTCTGTTTGGTGATCAGGTCTCCATCGCCATCATTAATGCGGTTGATACCGCACAATATGGTGAATATTTTGATCCCATTGAGACTGAACTGCTTCTCACTTCACAGCGTTTGGATACCCCCATACTTACCGATCAGGTCGAATTGATCGCACGTATTATTGAATCGGCATCTCTTGTGCAGGTCTTTGATATTGACGACTTTGATTTTGCGATGGATGATGAAGAACCGCTTGATCAAGTCTAG
- a CDS encoding DUF441 domain-containing protein: MDMTSLLLLVFAALGIISSNTPVTVAMVFLLLLRVLNLNQAFPWLEKYGLTIGIIILTIGVMAPLASGKISLQTIGESFLHWKSLLAIGVGLLVAHLGGRGATLMSTQPTVVAGLLIGTVLGVALFKGVPVGPLIAAGILSLLLGKS; this comes from the coding sequence ATGGATATGACCTCACTGCTGTTGCTCGTGTTTGCCGCGCTAGGTATTATCAGCAGTAATACACCCGTAACCGTAGCCATGGTATTTCTGTTGTTGCTGCGGGTGCTGAACCTTAATCAGGCTTTTCCGTGGCTGGAAAAGTATGGACTTACGATCGGTATCATCATCCTGACCATTGGTGTTATGGCACCTCTCGCCAGCGGCAAGATCAGTTTGCAGACGATTGGAGAGTCTTTTCTGCACTGGAAGTCGCTGCTCGCCATCGGTGTAGGATTACTTGTCGCTCATCTGGGCGGACGAGGAGCTACGCTGATGAGTACACAGCCTACCGTCGTTGCCGGGCTGCTTATTGGTACGGTGCTTGGGGTTGCCTTGTTCAAGGGTGTACCGGTCGGTCCCCTGATTGCAGCAGGAATTTTATCCTTACTGCTCGGAAAATCATGA
- a CDS encoding YpdA family putative bacillithiol disulfide reductase produces MEDVIIIGGGPCGLSAAIECERLGLSAVIVEKYNIVQSIYLYPTHMQFFSTAELLEIGNVPFSTPNDKPFRYEALAYYRKVAEHFGLRVHNYEEAQEIKRKDDGTFEIHTVNRRGQTIVHEGRNVVVATGYFDHPNYLGIPGEDKDKVTHYFREAHPYTRTRVAIIGGSNSAVDAAMELVRVGAHIDMVYRGSGVSEHIKPWVRPLFESMVQKGKISLHLGSRVNEILDDSIRLLHSDGSTSELDNDFVLALTGFRPDRKLLSSVGVEMSEDMDKPVYDPQTMESSVPGIYVGGVIASGRNANEVFIESGRWHGRYIAEHIVGRHRGQTEGE; encoded by the coding sequence ATGGAAGATGTCATTATTATCGGCGGAGGCCCATGCGGTCTATCTGCTGCCATTGAATGCGAGCGGCTGGGACTGTCCGCTGTAATTGTTGAGAAGTACAATATCGTCCAATCTATTTATCTGTATCCAACCCATATGCAGTTTTTCAGTACAGCGGAATTGCTTGAGATCGGGAATGTTCCGTTCAGCACACCGAACGACAAACCATTTCGTTACGAGGCACTCGCCTATTATCGCAAGGTAGCCGAACATTTCGGCCTGCGTGTTCATAACTATGAGGAAGCCCAAGAAATCAAACGCAAAGACGATGGCACGTTCGAGATACATACGGTCAATCGGCGTGGGCAGACAATCGTTCATGAAGGACGAAATGTCGTTGTTGCTACAGGTTATTTTGACCATCCTAACTATCTTGGCATTCCCGGAGAAGACAAAGATAAAGTCACTCATTATTTCCGTGAAGCTCATCCTTACACACGTACACGTGTCGCCATTATTGGAGGCAGTAATTCAGCTGTCGATGCTGCCATGGAACTGGTTCGTGTCGGTGCACATATTGACATGGTTTATCGTGGGAGCGGTGTTTCGGAACATATTAAACCCTGGGTTCGTCCATTGTTCGAAAGCATGGTGCAAAAAGGAAAAATCTCACTGCACCTTGGCTCACGTGTAAATGAAATTTTGGACGATTCCATTCGTTTGCTGCATTCTGATGGATCCACAAGTGAACTCGACAACGACTTTGTGTTGGCCTTGACCGGATTCCGCCCTGACCGCAAGTTGCTTTCTTCCGTAGGTGTGGAGATGTCTGAGGATATGGATAAACCCGTATATGACCCACAGACAATGGAGAGCAGCGTACCAGGCATATACGTTGGTGGAGTAATTGCATCAGGCCGCAATGCCAATGAAGTGTTTATTGAATCCGGACGCTGGCATGGAAGATATATTGCAGAACATATTGTAGGTCGTCATCGCGGGCAGACCGAAGGGGAATGA
- a CDS encoding DUF2087 domain-containing protein, with the protein MQLEKIVAYHKALADPTRLRMLLLLSQGELHGQALAEKLNLSQPTVTHHASKLREAALIKERREKNTVFFSLNPYFIREHAQASVDFIFRQEEVADMSDVNETLKASVMRNFFSKDGRLRQIPAQYKKKLIVLGHLVEQLEFGRKYTEKEINAFIQNYHEDFATIRREFIMHQFMYREDGIYELNPKEMWTRWDQVN; encoded by the coding sequence ATGCAACTGGAGAAGATTGTGGCTTACCATAAAGCCCTGGCTGATCCGACCCGACTTCGGATGCTGCTGCTGTTATCCCAGGGAGAACTGCATGGTCAAGCGCTTGCCGAGAAGCTTAACTTGTCTCAGCCAACCGTTACGCATCATGCATCCAAGCTAAGAGAAGCGGCGCTAATCAAGGAACGCAGAGAGAAAAATACGGTGTTTTTCTCACTCAACCCCTATTTTATCCGGGAGCACGCGCAGGCTTCAGTTGATTTTATTTTTAGACAAGAGGAGGTTGCCGATATGAGTGATGTGAATGAGACGCTGAAGGCATCGGTGATGCGGAATTTCTTCTCGAAGGATGGACGATTGCGTCAGATCCCGGCTCAATACAAGAAAAAGCTGATTGTACTGGGTCATTTGGTAGAGCAGCTTGAATTCGGACGGAAATATACGGAGAAAGAGATTAATGCATTCATTCAAAACTATCATGAGGATTTTGCCACTATTCGTCGGGAGTTTATCATGCACCAGTTCATGTACCGGGAAGATGGGATCTATGAACTGAATCCGAAGGAAATGTGGACACGGTGGGATCAAGTAAATTAA